One Tachysurus vachellii isolate PV-2020 chromosome 8, HZAU_Pvac_v1, whole genome shotgun sequence genomic window carries:
- the LOC132850583 gene encoding serine/threonine-protein kinase Nek5 gives MEEYMVLGQVGEGAFGKALLVREKTGSGLQCVVKQISLSRMSAHEREAAKKEVTLLSRMKHPNIVAFFRSFHERNTLYIVMEYCDGGDLMKKITLQRGQPFREEQIIDWFVQICLGLKHIHERKVLHRDIKAQNIFLTQGGTKVKLGDFGIARMLNNTTELARTCVGTPYYISPEICENRPYNNKTDIWSLGCVLYELCTLRHPFEGSSLRQLIVKICRGHYTPVSQRYSADLRLLLSQLFKVSPRDRPSVNSLLKRPLLHKHISKHLDPQFMEEEFSHTVPHRDKPSALPEHKPPAVTPRPRPERRCVAAKPFCTQSKKVMVHAVEVGKSGEGAQAQFDPKPSAQLQHYRQQLDRRDQLQHQLRLHQPPLLPRLSAQEPVDLEKPSNRPIALEPFQLVAAAREEYLQRRQEANKYKVRAEKQLGLRPSTADAERYRLCERVTPPPQHAAQDKIHGQKEYLKQLQQIRQRYQDEIREMRQRANTEVQTNVTGEDMEHPTGKQSLPSSEEQKPADMEKALKRILVQNQKERRDLQKKYKNKKGVMFEIKLQEDRMQREEDDEPEKRDEKNEDDPLNKTLKFDAELHLWRPGGETETKPEEGLEEQRSEEETCEKRGMWRHEAPQTLLNALANMEISSTCTTYSSTQVMATEQEEAEQSPEGRRKWTDCPPDTLLNALAQAQLTYSTLGTVAPHRGEGKVTEDKKTDDADDEGEEDSDVEVDEERLEPRSDDDDTNFEESEDELREEVKDSMRNLFIMADDEEIQSIKTEEESEALAPEALDPSPSYAE, from the exons ATGGAGGAGTACATGGTTCTGGGGCAGGTTGGAGAGGGTGCGTTTGGTAAAGCTCTGCTGGTCAGAGAGAAGACAGGTTCAGGGCTCCAGTGTGTGGTGAAGCAGATCAGCTTGTCCCGG atgtcCGCTCATGAAAGAGAAGCAGCCAAAAAGGAAGTGACTTTACTGTCCAGAATGAAACATCCCAACATCGTGGCTTTCTTCCGGTCGTTTCATG aaagaAACACTCTCTACATTGTGATGGAGTACTGTGATGGTGGGGATCTCATGAAGAAAATCACTTTACAAAGAGGACAGCCTTTCAGAGAAGAACAG ATCATAGACTGGTTTGTTCAAATCTGTTTGGGTCTGAAACACATTCATGAGAGAAAAGTTCTGCACAGGGACATCAAAGCTCAg AACATCTTCCTCACTCAAGGAGGGACAAAAGTCAAACTCGGAGACTTTGGCATCGCAAGAATGTTaaacaa CACAACGGAGCTGGCAAGAACCTGCGTCGGGACGCCGTACTATATTTCTCCAGAGATCTGTGAGAACAGACCATATAACAACAAGAC AGATATCTGGTCTCTCGGCTGCGTCCTCTATGAGCTCTGCACACTCAGACACCCA tTTGAAGGCAGCAGTTTGAGGCAGCTGATTGTGAAGATCTGTAGAGGACACTACACTCCAGTATCACAGCGTTACAGTGCTGATCTCAGGTTGCTGCTCTCACAGCTGTTTAAGGTCAGTCCCCGAGATCGGCCCTCGGTCAACTCGCTGCTGAAACGGCCGCTTCTGCACAAACACATCAGCAAACACCTGGAcccacag TTCATGGAGGAGGAGTTTAGTCACACGGTTCCACACCGAGACAAACCTTCAGCACTGCCTGAGCacaaaccccctgcag TTACACCAAGGCCCAGACCAGAGAGAAGATGTGTAGCAGCCAAGCCTTTCTGCACACAGAGTAAA AAAGTGATGGTTCATGCAGTAGAAGTGGGAAAGTCAGGAGAAGGAGCGCAGGCTCAGTTTGACCCCAAGCCGAGTGCACAGCTGCAGCACTACAGGCAGCAGCTTGACCGTCGGGACCAACTGCAGCACCAGCTACGTCTTCATCAGCCTCCTCTTCTGCCTCGTCTCTCAGCACAAGAACCCGTGGATCTGGAGAAGCCGTCCAACAGACCGATCGCCCTGGAGCCGTTTCAGCT TGTGGCAGCAGCAAGGGAGGAATATCTGCAAAGACGACAAGAAGCCAACAAGTACAAAGTCAGGGCAGAAAAACAGCTG GGTCTGAGGCCCAGTACAGCAGATGCTGAACGGtacagactgtgtgagagagtcacTCCTCCACCTCAGCACGCAGCACAGGACAAAATACACGGACAAAAG gagTATCTCAAGCAGTTGCAGCAAATCAGGCAACGTTATCAGGATGAGATCAGAGAGATGAGGCAGAGAGCCAACACTGAg GTCCAGACAAACGTAACTGGGGAAGATATGGAGCATCCTACAGGAAAGCAAAGTCTACCATCCAGTGAAGAGcagaag CCTGCAGACATGGAAAAAGCTCTGAAGCGGATTCTGGTGCAGAACCAGAAAGAGCGGAGAGACCtgcagaaaaaatataaaaacaag AAAGGAGTCATGTTTGAGATCAAGCTACAAGAGGACAGAATGCAGCGAGAAGAAGACGACGAACCGGAGAAAAGGGACGAAAAGAATGAG GACGATCCTCTGAACAAAACGCTGAAATTTGATGCCGAGCTGCATTTATGGAGACCTGGAGGTGAGACGGAAACCAAACCTGAAGAAGGACTCGAGGAACAAAGGAGTGAAGAGGAGACGTGTGAGAAAAGAGGGATGTGGCGGCATGAAGCTCCTCAAACTCTCCTGAACGCTCTCGCAAACATGGAGATCTCATCCACCTGCACCACATATTCATCTACACAGG tCATGGCTACCGAACAGGAGGAGGCGGAGCAAAGTccagaagggaggagaaaaTGGACAGACTGCCCTCCTGATACACTTCTTAATGCCCTGGCTCAGGCACAGCTCACCTACTCGACACTGG GAACAGTCGCCCCGCATCGAGGTGAAGGAAAAGTGACGGAAGACAAGAAAACAGACGACGCTGATGACGAAGGAGAGGAAGACTCAGATGTCGAGGTGGATGAGGAGCGTCTGGAGCCCCGTTCAGATGATGACGATAC GAACTTTGAGGAGTCAGAGGATGAGCTGAGGGAGGAGGTGAAGGACTCCATGAGAAACCTCTTCATTATGGCGGACGACGAGGAGATACAGAGCATTAAGACGGAGGAGGAAAGCGAGGCTCTCGCACCAGAGGCCTTGGATCCGAGTCCATCCTACGCTgagtga